In Sphingobacterium zeae, one genomic interval encodes:
- a CDS encoding c-type cytochrome: protein MNKRINVILSCMGIVGMIACGGNGENKKENDTSKAANQNVASTDAAMLDFKSDGSKGVGPVSTIEHKAFDAQLANKGVELFVSKCAMCHNFERTLVGPSLDGVVKRRTPEWIMNMMLDPSTMLEKDADAIALSKDFSSPMISLGLQQEEARAILEYLRERNSASK from the coding sequence ATGAACAAAAGAATTAATGTAATCCTTTCCTGTATGGGTATCGTCGGGATGATCGCTTGCGGCGGTAATGGAGAAAACAAAAAAGAAAACGATACCAGTAAAGCAGCAAACCAAAACGTGGCATCGACAGATGCGGCAATGTTGGATTTTAAATCAGATGGATCCAAGGGAGTGGGGCCTGTCAGCACAATCGAACACAAAGCATTTGATGCACAGCTAGCCAATAAAGGTGTAGAGCTCTTTGTTTCCAAATGTGCCATGTGCCACAATTTTGAACGCACTTTAGTGGGACCATCGTTGGATGGCGTTGTAAAGCGCCGTACACCGGAATGGATTATGAATATGATGCTGGATCCATCCACTATGCTTGAAAAAGATGCCGATGCAATAGCGCTGAGCAAAGATTTCAGTTCGCCGATGATTAGCTTAGGACTTCAGCAAGAAGAAGCCAGAGCTATTTTGGAATATTTGAGAGAACGTAATAGCGCCTCAAAATAA
- a CDS encoding transporter — protein MKRIKIKLLVLAMALLPLSSWACDICGCGVGSYYLGILPQFNKRFLGVRYQYKTLQTHLGPTGNRTPISADETYQTMELWGAWNFGSRWRVMAIVPYNFNERKIPGSGDMGKMDGLGDVVVYGYYKIFEQMGGTRSNKMFNHSLWIGAGIKAPTGKYDNSQRSSASQDEPNNFQLGTASTDFMVNLAYDIRIMDLGLNTNVSYKMNTENKYDYRYANKFSVNSLLYYKFNIKDKVRISPNLGVGYETQPKDVTMARYDVAQSGGYSLAGIGGVEVNMGKISVGANYQALLSQDLADGRAKSGPRWLTHISYSF, from the coding sequence ATGAAGCGAATAAAGATAAAACTATTAGTTCTAGCTATGGCCCTATTGCCCCTTTCATCATGGGCATGTGATATCTGTGGCTGCGGGGTAGGTAGCTATTATTTGGGTATACTGCCCCAGTTTAACAAGCGTTTTTTGGGTGTACGTTATCAGTACAAGACCCTACAGACCCATCTTGGACCCACTGGCAATCGGACGCCGATAAGTGCGGATGAGACTTATCAGACAATGGAACTGTGGGGGGCATGGAATTTTGGAAGCCGCTGGCGGGTTATGGCAATTGTTCCCTACAATTTCAATGAGCGTAAGATCCCTGGAAGTGGCGATATGGGGAAGATGGATGGGCTTGGAGATGTGGTCGTTTATGGTTATTACAAAATCTTCGAACAAATGGGAGGTACCCGCTCAAACAAGATGTTTAACCATTCCCTTTGGATAGGTGCAGGGATTAAAGCGCCTACTGGAAAATATGATAATTCTCAGCGATCATCAGCCAGTCAGGATGAACCCAACAACTTTCAGCTGGGTACAGCCAGCACAGATTTTATGGTCAATCTGGCTTACGACATCCGTATTATGGACCTTGGATTGAACACCAATGTAAGCTATAAGATGAATACAGAGAACAAGTACGATTATCGTTATGCGAATAAGTTTTCCGTCAATTCATTATTATACTACAAATTCAATATAAAAGATAAAGTCCGTATTTCGCCCAACTTAGGAGTAGGTTACGAAACACAGCCTAAGGACGTCACTATGGCACGATATGATGTAGCACAGTCGGGAGGATATAGTTTGGCCGGAATAGGCGGTGTCGAAGTCAATATGGGTAAAATCAGTGTGGGAGCCAACTATCAAGCCTTATTGTCCCAGGATCTAGCCGACGGACGTGCCAAGTCAGGTCCACGCTGGCTCACCCATATTTCCTATAGTTTTTAA
- a CDS encoding MbnP family protein gives MKKNLMFLLTAVAGIILSSCEKEVVKEILTDSQGTATLKFDARYGDQDFELNKKYDFKLTNESGTYNLQFDFSRFRYWVSNVKLINAAGQEILVPNSYYLVEETQELVVDHSNDVYPATKREEIQLKNIPVGQYKSIKFSIGVEPKYNDNFSLTTGELGVLNGMGFDDGWMWFTSYKFLNLKGNIYWADGNPNKKTLLWDIGSNDLYTGAEKEVTFDKNIEISGTNTSNINFNVDVKELLSTTPYPWANNTISQTTKDLMKGLRDTFLSKAIVFKGTESKTK, from the coding sequence ATGAAAAAAAATCTAATGTTTTTATTGACTGCAGTTGCAGGTATTATTCTTTCATCTTGTGAGAAAGAAGTAGTTAAAGAAATCTTAACAGACAGCCAGGGAACAGCAACGCTCAAATTCGACGCAAGATATGGTGACCAGGATTTTGAACTGAACAAAAAATATGATTTCAAGCTGACCAATGAAAGTGGCACCTACAATCTTCAATTTGATTTTAGCAGATTCCGTTACTGGGTCAGCAATGTCAAGTTGATCAATGCTGCCGGACAGGAAATCTTGGTACCCAATTCATATTACCTGGTAGAGGAAACCCAAGAACTGGTCGTTGATCACTCCAATGATGTCTACCCTGCTACAAAAAGAGAAGAAATCCAGCTCAAAAATATTCCGGTAGGACAATACAAAAGTATCAAATTTTCGATCGGTGTTGAGCCTAAATATAATGATAACTTCTCATTGACCACAGGGGAGCTTGGCGTGCTGAACGGAATGGGGTTTGATGATGGATGGATGTGGTTTACAAGCTACAAATTCTTGAACCTGAAAGGAAATATCTATTGGGCTGATGGCAATCCAAACAAAAAAACATTATTGTGGGATATCGGTTCCAATGATCTCTATACTGGTGCAGAGAAAGAAGTTACATTTGATAAAAATATTGAAATCAGTGGTACCAACACTTCCAATATCAATTTTAATGTCGATGTGAAAGAGCTTTTGTCAACCACCCCTTATCCTTGGGCCAATAATACCATCAGTCAGACAACAAAAGATCTGATGAAAGGCTTGCGCGATACGTTTCTTTCCAAGGCAATAGTTTTCAAAGGAACTGAATCCAAAACAAAATAA
- a CDS encoding cytochrome-c peroxidase has product MKKFIVFALVLGLVWACHKADDITEDIFPGFVRPDNFPEPVYKFERNPITSDVFELGRQLFYEPRLSRNNTIACGSCHILSAAFTHHGHDVSHGIDDRLGIRNPMPIFNMAWQKEFFWDGGVFDLDMSPVNAITNPVEMDESVSNVLSKLRKDSDYQQRFKKAFGSDGITDERFFKALSQFMLMAISANSKYDQVMRNENGASFTDAEKNGYLFYQNNCARCHTEPLFTDRDYHNNGLSPNHANDIGRDTVTLNHNDRYKFKTPSLRNLSYTGPYMHDGRFLTLDRVLEHYRNGMVDSKTLDPGFRKADGTLGVHMSDEEKANLLAFLKTLNDASFVNNKILREPGNTGFVVN; this is encoded by the coding sequence ATGAAAAAGTTTATTGTCTTTGCACTGGTCTTAGGCCTGGTCTGGGCCTGTCATAAAGCAGATGATATTACGGAGGATATATTTCCTGGCTTTGTACGTCCGGATAATTTTCCAGAACCCGTTTATAAGTTTGAACGTAATCCCATCACTTCGGATGTCTTCGAGTTGGGGCGGCAACTTTTTTATGAACCGCGTCTGTCACGCAACAATACCATTGCCTGTGGGAGCTGTCATATCCTTTCAGCGGCATTTACCCATCATGGCCACGATGTGAGCCATGGTATTGACGATAGGCTGGGCATACGAAATCCGATGCCGATTTTCAATATGGCCTGGCAAAAGGAATTCTTTTGGGATGGTGGTGTTTTCGATTTAGATATGTCGCCGGTTAACGCAATTACAAATCCTGTGGAGATGGACGAGTCAGTGAGTAATGTCTTGAGCAAACTGCGCAAAGATTCCGATTATCAGCAACGGTTCAAGAAAGCCTTCGGTAGCGATGGGATTACAGACGAGCGGTTCTTTAAGGCGCTTTCCCAATTTATGCTTATGGCCATTAGTGCCAATTCAAAGTATGATCAGGTTATGCGGAACGAAAATGGGGCCTCTTTTACAGATGCTGAGAAAAATGGCTACCTCTTTTATCAAAACAACTGTGCTCGTTGTCACACAGAGCCTTTGTTTACTGATCGTGATTATCATAACAATGGATTGTCACCCAACCATGCCAACGATATCGGTAGGGATACCGTTACCCTGAATCACAATGATCGCTATAAATTCAAGACGCCTAGCCTGCGCAACCTATCCTATACAGGCCCTTATATGCATGATGGCCGATTCTTGACTTTGGATCGTGTATTGGAGCACTATCGCAATGGTATGGTCGATTCAAAAACCCTGGATCCGGGATTTCGGAAAGCGGACGGTACTTTGGGTGTCCACATGTCGGATGAAGAAAAGGCTAATTTATTGGCGTTTTTAAAAACATTAAATGATGCCTCTTTCGTAAACAACAAAATATTGAGGGAACCTGGAAATACGGGTTTCGTGGTAAACTAA
- a CDS encoding MbnP family protein: MKTIQFNISVFILAISLFLAAGCSKKDAPAPDDTKKGVFSIEFDNIVGDETLGFDPRTYKNARGETFRIKILRYYISNIKLYKSDGSEYVVPQEKSYFFIEGSDKATRFAKVEVPEGDYNKVKFIIGVDSARSTMPTEARQGVLSFNPEEGHDGMYWGWNQGYIFFKLEGYCDAISDDQQGDPTGNKQFKYHIGGYGGYNPKAPTLNNIKEITMDLNQAGIAQVREGLRSNVHLFVDVMKVFNGPYTFSIVQHPNVMFSEFSQNIANNFTSLFTHDHTENFVKSESEL, from the coding sequence ATGAAAACGATTCAATTTAATATTTCGGTATTCATTCTTGCTATTTCACTCTTTTTAGCTGCCGGATGTAGCAAGAAGGATGCACCTGCACCTGACGATACTAAAAAAGGAGTGTTCTCCATCGAATTTGACAATATCGTTGGCGATGAGACATTGGGATTTGATCCCCGAACCTATAAAAATGCCAGAGGCGAAACCTTCCGGATCAAGATATTACGATACTATATAAGTAACATTAAGCTCTACAAATCAGACGGCAGCGAATATGTGGTACCACAGGAAAAAAGTTACTTTTTTATCGAAGGTTCGGATAAAGCTACGCGGTTTGCAAAAGTTGAGGTTCCCGAAGGAGACTATAACAAGGTAAAGTTTATTATTGGTGTAGATAGCGCGCGTAGCACTATGCCAACGGAAGCACGCCAAGGCGTGTTGTCCTTCAATCCGGAAGAGGGACACGACGGTATGTACTGGGGATGGAATCAGGGATACATTTTCTTTAAGCTGGAGGGGTATTGTGATGCGATATCTGACGATCAGCAAGGGGATCCAACGGGCAATAAACAGTTTAAATATCATATCGGCGGATATGGAGGTTATAATCCCAAAGCACCTACGCTTAACAATATCAAGGAGATTACGATGGATCTAAATCAGGCTGGCATTGCACAGGTACGCGAAGGCTTGCGAAGCAATGTGCATTTGTTCGTTGATGTGATGAAAGTGTTCAATGGGCCTTACACATTTTCCATTGTGCAGCATCCAAATGTCATGTTTAGTGAATTCAGTCAGAATATCGCCAACAACTTTACCTCCTTGTTTACACATGACCATACCGAAAACTTTGTAAAAAGCGAATCTGAATTGTAA
- a CDS encoding cytochrome-c peroxidase produces the protein MSKNNKVLHFGFLLLANLMFSCQKETIETVDPEDNTPYVMEVPANFPKPAAMQDNPLTKAGVELGRHLFYEPLLSSTMTVSCASCHHQDRAFSDGLILSNLGISGKALDRHSPALFNLAWANNGLFWDGGSKNLESQAFGPLTHEDEMGIYFPEMVDRLMAKPLYVGLFKEAFGENPTAAGVVRALAQFQRTIISANSKYDRYKRKEGQVSFSEDERLGMQLVQSKCGGCHSTDLFTDNNYHNNGIDTDFSDDSKDWVYKGRYRISYDIKDLGAYKTPSLRNVMVSAPYMHDGRFATIDEVLKHYRSGIKNTIYTDRLLFQANGNPGIALSDREVKAIKAFLISLTDEKLLSEAKYANPK, from the coding sequence ATGTCAAAAAATAATAAGGTACTGCATTTTGGATTTTTGTTGTTGGCCAATCTAATGTTTTCCTGTCAGAAGGAAACCATAGAAACGGTTGATCCGGAAGATAATACGCCTTACGTAATGGAAGTGCCCGCCAACTTTCCAAAGCCTGCCGCTATGCAAGACAATCCCCTGACCAAAGCTGGCGTCGAACTCGGACGGCACCTGTTTTACGAACCCTTATTGTCCTCTACCATGACAGTAAGCTGCGCAAGCTGCCATCATCAGGATCGTGCTTTTTCGGATGGTCTGATCCTTTCAAATCTTGGTATCTCTGGCAAAGCCCTGGATCGGCATTCACCTGCATTGTTCAATCTGGCCTGGGCCAATAATGGACTTTTTTGGGACGGCGGATCCAAAAATTTAGAATCGCAGGCCTTTGGTCCTTTGACGCACGAGGATGAAATGGGAATTTACTTTCCCGAAATGGTCGATCGTTTAATGGCAAAACCTCTTTATGTCGGTCTCTTTAAAGAGGCATTTGGAGAAAATCCTACGGCTGCGGGTGTGGTGAGGGCCCTGGCCCAGTTTCAGCGCACAATTATATCCGCCAATTCAAAATACGATCGCTACAAAAGGAAAGAGGGACAGGTTAGCTTCAGTGAAGACGAACGGCTGGGTATGCAATTGGTTCAGTCAAAATGTGGAGGCTGTCATTCTACAGACTTATTTACAGACAACAATTATCACAATAATGGTATAGATACCGATTTTAGTGACGATTCCAAAGATTGGGTTTACAAGGGGCGATATCGCATCAGCTACGATATCAAAGACTTAGGCGCGTACAAAACGCCTTCTCTAAGAAATGTCATGGTAAGCGCTCCTTATATGCATGACGGACGCTTCGCAACCATTGACGAAGTCTTAAAACACTATCGATCCGGAATAAAAAACACAATATATACAGACCGGCTACTTTTTCAGGCTAATGGAAATCCGGGGATTGCTCTTTCAGACAGAGAAGTAAAAGCGATCAAAGCATTTTTGATCAGCCTTACTGACGAGAAGCTACTTTCAGAAGCGAAATACGCTAATCCAAAGTAA